One window from the genome of Spiractinospora alimapuensis encodes:
- the nuoL gene encoding NADH-quinone oxidoreductase subunit L, whose product MNETSAWLLIALPLVGAAVLLLGGRRTDSWGHWLGVATPVASFALAVTYLVELLGRTPDNREIAVTVYEWISVGTLSIGVDLLIDPLSISFVLLITGVGSLIHIYSVGYMAEDAGRRRFFGYLNLFVAAMLILVLADNYALLFLGWEGVGLASYLLIGFWQFKPSAAVAAKKAFLVNRVGDMGLLLAMMLMFTTFGTVAFTPVFSEAGSASSAMTTAIGLLLLLAACGKSAQLPLQSWLLDAMEGPTPVSALIHAATMVTAGVYLIVRSGPIFELAPAAQLTVAIVGAVTLLAGAVIGCAKDDIKKALAGSTMSQIGYMILAAGLGPIGYVYAIAHLVTHGFFKAGLFLGAGSVMHGMNDEVDMRKYGGLRGKMPVTFATFGLGYLAIIGVPFLSGWWTKEGIMAAAFGADSLPGGATTGYALGAATLIGAGLTAFYMSRIMFLTFFGERRWAEDAHPHESPRTMTWPMIVLALGSVALGGLLVYGYRFAEFLAPATGAEVGHFDLAHMLLDPVGLAALALLIVGVGYAWMRYARASVPREQPAGSFVTVAARRDLYGDALNEAAFMRPGQVLVRALAVVDSRAVDGIVNGIALGVRRSSESLRLTQTGFGRSYALTMVFGAVLAVAATLAVTLA is encoded by the coding sequence GTGAACGAGACCTCAGCCTGGCTTCTGATCGCCCTGCCGCTCGTCGGCGCCGCCGTGCTCCTGCTCGGTGGCCGCCGCACCGACTCCTGGGGCCACTGGCTCGGAGTGGCGACGCCCGTCGCCAGCTTCGCGCTCGCCGTGACCTACCTGGTCGAGCTGCTGGGCCGCACCCCCGACAACCGCGAGATCGCGGTGACGGTCTACGAGTGGATCTCGGTCGGCACACTGTCGATCGGTGTGGATCTCCTCATCGACCCGCTGTCCATCAGCTTCGTCCTCCTGATCACCGGAGTGGGATCCCTTATCCACATCTACTCCGTTGGCTACATGGCCGAGGACGCGGGCCGTCGCCGGTTCTTCGGATACCTCAACCTCTTCGTCGCCGCGATGCTCATCCTGGTGCTCGCCGACAACTACGCCCTGCTCTTCCTGGGCTGGGAAGGGGTCGGGCTCGCGTCCTACCTGCTCATCGGGTTCTGGCAGTTCAAGCCGTCCGCGGCGGTGGCGGCGAAGAAGGCGTTCCTCGTCAACCGGGTCGGCGACATGGGCCTGCTGTTGGCGATGATGCTGATGTTCACCACATTCGGCACGGTCGCCTTCACCCCGGTGTTCAGCGAGGCGGGATCCGCCTCGAGCGCGATGACCACGGCGATCGGACTGCTCCTGCTCCTGGCGGCCTGCGGTAAGTCGGCACAGCTCCCACTGCAGTCCTGGTTGCTGGACGCGATGGAGGGCCCCACCCCCGTCTCCGCCCTGATCCACGCGGCGACCATGGTCACGGCCGGTGTGTACCTCATCGTCCGCTCGGGCCCCATCTTCGAGCTCGCTCCGGCGGCCCAACTCACCGTGGCCATCGTCGGTGCGGTCACCCTGCTGGCCGGTGCCGTCATCGGCTGCGCCAAGGACGACATCAAGAAGGCCCTGGCCGGTTCGACGATGAGCCAGATCGGCTACATGATCCTGGCGGCGGGACTCGGGCCGATCGGCTACGTCTACGCCATCGCCCACCTGGTGACCCACGGCTTCTTCAAGGCCGGCCTGTTCCTCGGTGCCGGCTCGGTCATGCACGGCATGAACGACGAGGTCGACATGCGGAAGTACGGCGGGCTACGCGGCAAGATGCCCGTCACCTTCGCGACGTTCGGCCTGGGCTACCTGGCGATCATCGGTGTCCCCTTCCTGTCCGGCTGGTGGACCAAGGAAGGGATCATGGCGGCCGCCTTCGGCGCCGACTCCCTCCCCGGCGGCGCCACCACCGGCTACGCGCTCGGCGCGGCGACCCTGATCGGTGCCGGACTGACGGCGTTCTACATGTCGCGCATCATGTTCCTCACCTTCTTCGGGGAGCGCCGGTGGGCCGAGGACGCCCACCCCCACGAGTCGCCGCGCACCATGACCTGGCCGATGATCGTGCTGGCCCTCGGGTCCGTGGCACTGGGCGGACTGCTGGTCTACGGCTACCGGTTCGCCGAGTTCCTCGCTCCCGCGACCGGCGCTGAGGTCGGCCACTTCGACCTGGCGCACATGCTGCTCGACCCCGTGGGGCTCGCCGCGTTGGCCCTGCTGATCGTCGGGGTCGGCTACGCGTGGATGCGCTACGCCCGCGCGTCCGTACCGCGGGAACAGCCCGCCGGCTCCTTCGTGACGGTGGCCGCACGGCGGGACCTCTACGGCGACGCCCTCAACGAGGCGGCGTTCATGCGGCCCGGCCAGGTGCTGGTCCGCGCGCTCGCCGTCGTGGACAGCCGGGCGGTGGACGGGATCGTCAACGGCATCGCGCTCGGTGTGCGCCGCAGCTCGGAGTCGCTGCGCCTGACGCAGACCGGATTCGGCCGTAGCTACGCCCTGACCATGGTCTTCGGCGCCGTCCTCGCGGTCGCCGCGACGCTGGCGGTGACCCTTGCCTGA
- a CDS encoding NADH-quinone oxidoreductase subunit M, giving the protein MTTIPWLTLAIAAPAVGALVVAMLPREQAALAKRIALGFTLATLAVVAVIAVNFDPNGPRLQFAQEHPWIERFGVHYAVGVDGISLVLIALSAVLVPLVMVASWSGRDGASADSDGSTPDQGKAYFGLILILEAMMIGVFAAADVFLFYVFFEAMLIPVYFMIGRYGRGDAGERRRAALKFLLYSLFGGLLMLVAVIGVYVYGGTFLWSELVGADGALSDLDSTVGIWLFLGFFVAFAIKAPMWPVHTWLPAAAGSSRPGTAVLLVGVLDKVGTYGMLRYCLEMFPAAAQWFVWPVVVLSLISIIYGALLAIAQTDMMRLIAFTSVSHFGFITLGIFVMTTQGQSGAALYMVNHGLATGALFLVVGFLIARNNSASITDYAGVQRIAPLLAGSFLVAGLSSLSLPGLSPFVSEFLVFLGAYAFHPVPAIIAVIGIVLAAIYILWMYQRTMTGATPDRFRGWADLSGRELWAVGPLVALLVVFGVYPKPLLDTINPAVEQTMDQMDVSDPAPAFPAAQSGSEEGEAE; this is encoded by the coding sequence GTGACGACTATCCCCTGGCTCACCCTCGCCATCGCGGCCCCCGCCGTGGGCGCGCTGGTGGTGGCTATGCTCCCCCGCGAGCAGGCGGCGCTGGCCAAGCGGATCGCCTTGGGTTTCACCCTGGCGACCCTTGCCGTCGTCGCCGTGATCGCGGTCAACTTCGATCCGAACGGGCCGCGCCTGCAGTTCGCGCAGGAGCACCCGTGGATCGAGAGGTTCGGGGTCCACTACGCGGTCGGCGTGGACGGGATCTCCCTCGTCCTCATCGCCCTGTCGGCGGTCCTCGTGCCGCTGGTCATGGTGGCGTCCTGGTCGGGACGTGACGGCGCTTCCGCGGATTCCGACGGCAGTACCCCGGACCAGGGCAAGGCCTACTTCGGCCTGATCCTGATCCTCGAGGCGATGATGATCGGGGTCTTCGCCGCCGCGGACGTGTTCCTGTTCTACGTCTTCTTCGAGGCGATGCTGATCCCGGTCTATTTCATGATCGGGCGCTACGGACGGGGCGACGCCGGCGAACGACGCCGCGCGGCCCTGAAGTTCCTGCTGTACAGCCTCTTCGGTGGCCTGTTGATGCTGGTCGCCGTGATCGGCGTCTACGTCTACGGCGGAACGTTCCTGTGGAGCGAGCTCGTCGGGGCCGACGGCGCCCTGTCCGACCTGGACTCCACGGTCGGGATCTGGCTCTTCCTCGGCTTCTTCGTCGCCTTCGCGATCAAGGCGCCGATGTGGCCCGTGCACACCTGGCTGCCGGCCGCGGCCGGGTCCTCCCGTCCCGGCACCGCGGTGCTCCTGGTCGGTGTGCTGGACAAGGTCGGCACCTACGGAATGCTTCGGTACTGCCTGGAGATGTTCCCGGCCGCCGCCCAGTGGTTCGTCTGGCCGGTCGTCGTGCTCAGCCTGATCAGCATCATCTACGGCGCCCTGCTGGCGATCGCACAGACGGACATGATGCGCCTGATCGCCTTCACCTCGGTGTCGCACTTCGGGTTCATCACCCTGGGCATCTTCGTGATGACGACACAGGGACAGTCCGGCGCCGCCCTGTACATGGTGAACCACGGGCTGGCGACCGGAGCGTTGTTCCTCGTGGTCGGGTTCCTGATCGCACGCAACAACTCCGCCTCGATCACCGACTACGCCGGTGTGCAGCGCATCGCGCCACTGCTCGCCGGATCGTTCCTCGTGGCGGGTCTGAGCAGCCTCTCGCTGCCCGGCCTGTCGCCGTTCGTCAGCGAGTTCCTCGTGTTCCTGGGTGCCTACGCCTTCCACCCCGTGCCCGCGATCATCGCCGTGATCGGCATCGTCCTGGCCGCCATCTACATCCTGTGGATGTACCAGCGCACCATGACCGGCGCGACGCCGGACCGGTTCCGGGGATGGGCGGACCTGTCGGGGCGGGAACTGTGGGCCGTCGGTCCGTTGGTCGCTCTGCTGGTCGTGTTCGGGGTCTACCCGAAGCCGCTGCTGGACACCATCAACCCGGCCGTCGAACAGACGATGGACCAAATGGACGTCTCAGATCCGGCTCCGGCGTTCCCGGCCGCGCAGTCGGGCAGTGAGGAAGGGGAAGCCGAGTGA